In one window of Gossypium arboreum isolate Shixiya-1 chromosome 4, ASM2569848v2, whole genome shotgun sequence DNA:
- the LOC108460427 gene encoding 40S ribosomal protein S5-like: protein MATAIAAPATASLQDPTKSHPDVKLFNRWSFEEVQVSDISLSDYIGVQPSKHATYVPHTAGRYSVKRFRKAQCPIVERLTNSLMMHGRNNGKKLMAVRIVKHAMEIIYLLTDQNPIQVIVDAIINSGPREDATRIGSAGVVRRQAVDISPLRRVNQAIYLLTTGARESAFRNIKTIAECLADELINAAKGSSNSYAIKKKDEIERVAKANR, encoded by the exons ATGGCGACAGCCATTGCAGCCCCTGCCACCGCCTCACTGCAAGACCCAACCAAGTCTCACCCTGACGTCAAGCTCTTCAATCGCTGGAGCTTCGAGGAAGTTCaa gtttctGATATCTCTTTGAGTGACTACATTGGTGTTCAACCTTCCAAGCATGCAACCTATGTGCCACACACTGCTGGGAGGTACTCAGTTAAGCGTTTTAGAAAGGCTCAGTGCCCCATTGTTGAGAGGCTTACAAACTCATTGATGATGCATGGCCGAAACAATGGAAAGAAACTTATGGCAGTCAGGATTGTGAAGCATGCTATGGAAATTATTTATCTCCTGACTGATCAGAACCCAATTCAAGTCATTGTTGATGCCATTATCAACAG TGGACCTCGTGAAGATGCTACTCGTATTGGTTCTGCTGGTGTTGTGAGGCGTCAAGCTGTTGATATTTCTCCTCTTCGTCGAGTGAATCAGGCCATCTATCTCCTCACCACTGGTGCTCGTGAGTCTGCATTCAGAAACATTAAAACTATCGCTGAATGTTTAGCTGATGAGCTTATTAACGCAGCAAAGGGATCATCTAACAG CTATGCCATCAAGAAGAAGGACGAAATCGAGAGAGTTGCCAAGGCCAATCGTTGA